GATCTCCTGCCGGTGCCACCGCGACCGGTCCTGGTCGGCCAGCAGCACGAGCCGGCCTTGCTCATCGGTGCGCGCGTCGCGGCGAGAGTGCTGGAGCAGCAGCAGTGCGGACAGGCTGGTCAGGACCCGGCGGTCGTCGGGCACGATCCGCTCCGCCAGGAGCGCGAGCCGCACGGCCTCGCCGGCGTCGCGTGCCCGTACGACCTCGACGCCGCCCGGGGCGTACCCGGTGGTGAAGGCGAGGTAGATGGCGCGGGCGGCTCCCACCACCCGTTGCGGCCAGGCGGCCGGGTCGGGGACGGCGAACGGGATGCCGGAGCCGGCGAGGCGCTTCTTGGCGCGGGTCAGCCTGGCCGCCATGGTCGGGCCAGGGACCAGGAACAGTCGCGCGATGGTCTCGGTCGGCACGCCCATCACGAACCGCAACGCCAGGGCGGGTCGTACCTCCGGAGCCAGCGCGGGGTGGGTGCACATGAAGATCAGCGCCAGGCGGTCGTCGACGTCCTGGCCGAGCTGGGCGCCCCCCGGACCGTGCGCCTGCTCGTGGACCGGCTCGTGCACCGGGGTGCCCGGCTGCCCACCCGGTCGTCCGCCCGGCTGGGCACCGGGGGCGACCAGGTGGGCTCGGTCCCGAGCCACGGCCTCCCGGCGCAGGCTGTCCACGACCCGGCGGTCGGCGGCGGTACGCAGCCAGCCCGCCGGGTTCGCGGGCACTCCCCGGTCGGGCCAGACCTGCGCAGCCTGGGCGAACGCCTCGGCCAGCGCGTCCTCGACCAGGTCGGGGCGTCGGTGACGTCGCAGCAGTCCGGCCAGCAGGTTCCCCCAGTCGTCCTGCATCGTCTGTGCCAGGGCGACCGCCGCGGCGTCCCCCGACTCACTCGTACTCGACAACCGGCCTGATCTCCATGTCGTAGGGGGGCAGGAGACGCAGCAGCTCGACGAGCGTGTCCAGGTCGGGGGCCTCCACGACGTAGAACCCACCCAGGCCCTCGAGCACCTCGGCGTACGGGCCCTCCGTGAGCGTCGTGGTGCCGTCCGCCCCGGTGCGCACGACGGTGGCGGTGTCCGGCCCGTCCAGCGCTTCTCCTGACACCACCGACACCTCCGGGTGCGCCGTGCAGGCGGCGTCGAACTCGCCGAACCGGGCCATCGCGGCACCCTGTTCCTCGGGCGTCATCGTCGGCCAGGGCTTCTGGGGACCGTCGCCGACCAGCAGGACCATGTACTTCATCGTCGCTCCTCTTCTCCGTCGTGTGGCCTCGTGCCACTCAACCCTCTGTCGTCCGGCTCCCGTCGAGATCGACAGCTCGAGCGAGATCCTGGGCGAGATCTTGCGCGAGGAACAGTGCAGCGGGAGGTAAAGCTGCGCGCCACGGGCCCACCGATCGCCTCGTGGCCGGCACCGACGGCGCGACCGGCCGGTGTCCGCAGCGTCCCGACGGGGCTGGCGGGCCGTGCTCAGACGAGACGCTGGGTCGCGGCCGTGGCGAGCTCGGTCAGCACGGTGCGCGCTGCGGGGTCGAGGCCGCTGCGGTCGAGCGAGTGCGTGGCGCGCTCGGTCAGTGCGGTGATGACCTCCTCGACCTGTTCCCGGGCGCCGGAGGTCGTGAAGATCGTGCGCAGCCGCTCCACCTGCTCGTCGTCGAGGGGGCGGCCCAGGGCACGGTCGAGCAGGGCGGCGTCGTCGTCGGAGGCGGAGTCGAGGGCCAGCGCGACCAGCACGGTGCGCTTGCCCTCGACCAGGTCGTCGCCGGCGGGCTTGCCGGTGGTCGCGGGGTCGCCGAAGACGCCGAGCAGGTCGTCGCGCAGCTGGAAGGCCTCACCCAGGGGCAGGCCGAAGGCGCTGAGCTGCTCCATCGTGGCCGGGTCGGCCCCGGCGAGGGCGGCGCCGACCTGCAGCGGCCGCTCGATGGAGTACTTCGCCGACTTGTAGCGCAGCACCGTCATGGCGGCGTCGACGTCGGCGCGCCCACGCGCCTGCACCGAGACGTCGAGGAACTGCCCGGCGATCACCTCGGTGCGGCACAGGTCGAGCACCTCGAGGGCCGCCACGACCCGCTGCACCGGCAGGCCGCAGCCGCGCAGCAGCTCATCGGACCAGGAGAGCAGCAGGTCGCCGAGCAGGATGGCCGCGGCGGCGCCGTACTGCTCGGGGTCGCCGCGCCAGGCGTCGGCGCGGTGCTCGCGCTCGAAGACGCGGTGGGTGGCCGGGCGACCCCGCCGGGTGTCGGAGGCGTCCATCAGGTCGTCGTGCACCAGCGCGCTGGCGTGCAGCAGCTCCAGGGCGGCACAGGCCCGCACCAGGGCCTGCTCGTCGACGGGGGCCGCCACCGCGAGGTGGCCCCACCAGCAGAAGGCCGCCCGCAGCCGCTTGCCGCCCGAGATCATCGCGCGGGCCTCGGCGAGCAGCCGCTCGGCGTCGGGGCCGAGCGGGGCCAGGCGGTCGGCCTGCCGGTCGAGGAACTGGTCCAGGGCCGCCTGGACCTGGTCGCGGAAGCCGTCGGCGTCCCAGTCGGAGGCAGGCGTCGGGGCTGGGGTCTCGCTCACCGGATCACAGTAGGAGACGTACCCACAACTGGCGCCGTTGGGTGGACGCCCACCCCCGGGTGGCCCGGGCGTCCTTAGAATCGTGGCCATGACCATCGGCCGTGGGCGCGCGCTCACCGACCTCATCGCAGCCGGCGAGCGCTCGTTCTCGTTCGAGTTCTTCCCGCCCAAGGACGAGGCCGGCGAGACCCAGCTGTGGGACGCCGTGCGCGCCCTCGAGCCCTACCGCCCCACCTTCGTCTCGGTGACGTACGGCGCCGGCGGCAGCAGCCGCGGCACCACGGTGCGCCTGACCGGGCGGATCGCGCGCGAGACCTCGATGCTGCCGATGGCCCACCTGACCTGCGTGGGCCACACCCGCGGCGAGCTCGAGCAGATCCTCGACGAGTACGCCGCCGCCGGCGTGCACCACGTGATGGCGCTGCGCGGCGACCCCGAGGCCGGCCCCCGCGCCGAGTGGACCTCCACCGAGGGCGGCCTCGACCACGCCGACGAGCTGGTCGAGCTGGTCGCCGCTCGCCGCGAGTTCCGCATCGGCGTGGCCGCCTTCCCCGAGCGGCACCCCTCGTCGGCCTCGCTCGAGCAGGACGCCGACGTGCTGGCCGCCAAGGCCCGGGCGGGCGCGGAGTTCGCGGTCACCCAGATGTTCTTCCGCGCCTCCGACTACTTCTCGCTGGTCGAGCGGGTGCGGGCGCGCGGCGTCGACCTGCCGATCCTGCCGGGCATCATGCCGATCCTGAACCTGCAGGCGATCCGCCGCCAGGGCGAGCTGATCGGCACCGACGTGCCCGCCGACGTGGTCGAGCGGATCAGCGCCCACGAGGGCGACCCGGTCTCGATGCGCGCCGAGGGCATCACCCAGGCCGCCGAGCTGTGCCAGGAGCTGCTCGACGGGGGAGCGCCGGGGCTGCACTTCTACACCCTGAACAGGTCGAAGGCCACGCGCGAGATCTTCGAGAAGCTCGACGTCACGCCCTGACGGGCGGGTCGGGTCAGGCGGGCCCGACGCGCTGGGCCACCAGGGCCGCCGAGAGCCCCACGAAGGGCAGCCCCGCGCCCGGGGTCGCGTGCGCGCCGGCGGCGTACACGCCGGGCACGGGCGTGTCGGGGCCGAGCCGGCGGCGCACCGTCGAGCGGCCCTGCCACA
The Nocardioides marinisabuli genome window above contains:
- a CDS encoding RNA polymerase sigma factor, with amino-acid sequence MQDDWGNLLAGLLRRHRRPDLVEDALAEAFAQAAQVWPDRGVPANPAGWLRTAADRRVVDSLRREAVARDRAHLVAPGAQPGGRPGGQPGTPVHEPVHEQAHGPGGAQLGQDVDDRLALIFMCTHPALAPEVRPALALRFVMGVPTETIARLFLVPGPTMAARLTRAKKRLAGSGIPFAVPDPAAWPQRVVGAARAIYLAFTTGYAPGGVEVVRARDAGEAVRLALLAERIVPDDRRVLTSLSALLLLQHSRRDARTDEQGRLVLLADQDRSRWHRQEIDAAVERLARLPPTTGYGEELRLQAVIAACHALAPSAGDTDWRTITAAYLRLEQLTGSPLVRLNRAVALAELSGPMAGLALLKGLDERLPGHHRVATARAELLRRGGHVDQARAAYLDALAWCPAGAESRHLHERLSSLDASGSGTDA
- a CDS encoding YciI family protein; its protein translation is MKYMVLLVGDGPQKPWPTMTPEEQGAAMARFGEFDAACTAHPEVSVVSGEALDGPDTATVVRTGADGTTTLTEGPYAEVLEGLGGFYVVEAPDLDTLVELLRLLPPYDMEIRPVVEYE
- a CDS encoding polyprenyl synthetase family protein yields the protein MSETPAPTPASDWDADGFRDQVQAALDQFLDRQADRLAPLGPDAERLLAEARAMISGGKRLRAAFCWWGHLAVAAPVDEQALVRACAALELLHASALVHDDLMDASDTRRGRPATHRVFEREHRADAWRGDPEQYGAAAAILLGDLLLSWSDELLRGCGLPVQRVVAALEVLDLCRTEVIAGQFLDVSVQARGRADVDAAMTVLRYKSAKYSIERPLQVGAALAGADPATMEQLSAFGLPLGEAFQLRDDLLGVFGDPATTGKPAGDDLVEGKRTVLVALALDSASDDDAALLDRALGRPLDDEQVERLRTIFTTSGAREQVEEVITALTERATHSLDRSGLDPAARTVLTELATAATQRLV
- the metF gene encoding methylenetetrahydrofolate reductase [NAD(P)H], with product MTIGRGRALTDLIAAGERSFSFEFFPPKDEAGETQLWDAVRALEPYRPTFVSVTYGAGGSSRGTTVRLTGRIARETSMLPMAHLTCVGHTRGELEQILDEYAAAGVHHVMALRGDPEAGPRAEWTSTEGGLDHADELVELVAARREFRIGVAAFPERHPSSASLEQDADVLAAKARAGAEFAVTQMFFRASDYFSLVERVRARGVDLPILPGIMPILNLQAIRRQGELIGTDVPADVVERISAHEGDPVSMRAEGITQAAELCQELLDGGAPGLHFYTLNRSKATREIFEKLDVTP